One window from the genome of Pyrobaculum ferrireducens encodes:
- a CDS encoding TatD family hydrolase, with product MFDNHIHCHEFPGEELSQYRGEWTLVCVSDDLASSRKTAELDGVVRCLGIHPWQVEKAEPGDLSAVLRMVEKSEAPCVGEVGLDKKFVPHSYGKQVEFFREFLRLARELDLVVNVHAPDAWADAVDMLRRADVDRALIHWYTGPLDLLETIRDLGYYISINPAVAIQKKHQEVAKNADRRIVLLESDGPYEYRGMRLAPPAIRNTVEKLAELWGTPTDHVVEIVEANARRLWRL from the coding sequence GTGTTCGACAATCACATCCACTGCCACGAATTTCCGGGGGAAGAGCTCTCCCAGTACAGGGGGGAGTGGACTCTTGTGTGCGTCTCAGACGACCTTGCGTCGTCGAGAAAGACGGCGGAGCTAGACGGTGTGGTGCGGTGTCTGGGGATACACCCGTGGCAGGTGGAGAAGGCGGAGCCGGGGGACCTGTCCGCAGTCCTCCGCATGGTGGAGAAGTCGGAGGCGCCTTGCGTGGGAGAGGTAGGGCTGGACAAAAAGTTCGTCCCCCACAGCTACGGGAAGCAGGTGGAGTTCTTCCGCGAGTTCCTCCGCCTCGCCAGGGAGCTCGACTTGGTTGTGAACGTCCACGCCCCTGACGCGTGGGCCGACGCCGTAGATATGCTGAGAAGGGCAGACGTGGACAGGGCCCTCATCCACTGGTACACGGGGCCCCTCGACCTGCTAGAAACCATCCGCGACCTCGGCTACTACATCTCGATAAACCCCGCGGTGGCCATACAGAAGAAGCACCAGGAGGTCGCCAAAAACGCCGACCGGAGAATTGTCCTTCTGGAGAGCGACGGGCCGTACGAATATAGGGGGATGAGACTGGCGCCCCCCGCCATTAGAAACACGGTGGAGAAGCTGGCGGAGCTCTGGGGAACCCCCACAGACCACGTCGTAGAGATCGTGGAGGCAAACGCCAGGCGCCTATGGCGTCTGTAG
- a CDS encoding metallophosphoesterase family protein, with product MASVEEIVDLLARVRARGAGFVLRLEGRYTAVGDLHGDVDTLEKVLEEWPAPYLFLGDYVDRGNRGLEVVTQVFQLYVEGKAVVLRGNHESPLMNIDGGFLDELCEKLGRRCGYIYKEFEKTFASLPLAALLNGRVVALHGGIPLRDDMSPATLGELEKISGDLTTPQDPLAFQVLWNDPCPCDKYAPSPRGPGIWLFGREATKAFHRTHNTATVLRGHTYIPQGCASHHGGAVVTVFTSTAGPYRKTRPKIALVDDAVQVYDLDAKKPAQCPEDVDVF from the coding sequence ATGGCGTCTGTAGAGGAGATAGTGGACCTCCTGGCCAGGGTGAGGGCGAGAGGCGCCGGGTTTGTCCTGCGCCTAGAGGGCAGATACACGGCGGTTGGGGATCTGCACGGCGACGTGGACACTCTGGAGAAGGTACTGGAGGAGTGGCCCGCGCCCTACCTCTTCCTAGGCGACTACGTGGACAGGGGAAACAGAGGCCTGGAGGTGGTGACCCAGGTGTTCCAGCTATACGTCGAGGGGAAGGCGGTTGTGTTGAGAGGCAACCACGAGTCGCCCCTCATGAACATCGACGGCGGCTTCCTAGACGAGCTCTGCGAAAAACTGGGGAGGCGGTGCGGCTACATCTACAAGGAGTTTGAAAAAACCTTCGCCTCTCTACCGTTAGCGGCGCTGTTGAACGGCAGGGTGGTTGCGTTGCACGGCGGCATCCCGCTGAGAGACGACATGAGCCCCGCGACGCTGGGAGAACTAGAAAAAATATCAGGAGACCTAACCACCCCCCAAGACCCACTGGCGTTCCAAGTACTGTGGAACGACCCCTGTCCCTGCGACAAATACGCCCCAAGCCCCCGGGGCCCCGGCATATGGCTCTTCGGGAGGGAAGCCACCAAGGCCTTCCACAGGACGCACAACACGGCCACTGTCTTGAGGGGCCACACCTACATACCCCAGGGCTGCGCCTCCCACCACGGAGGCGCCGTAGTCACGGTCTTCACCTCAACCGCGGGGCCCTACAGAAAAACCAGACCCAAGATAGCGCTGGTCGACGACGCGGTCCAGGTCTACGACTTAGATGCAAAGAAGCCTGCCCAGTGCCCCGAGGACGTAGACGTGTTTTAA